A window of the Haloquadratum walsbyi C23 genome harbors these coding sequences:
- a CDS encoding 2-hydroxyacid dehydrogenase, producing MNVLITSNFTESGIERLTELGFDVNFDPIETRDGRMPVDTLTQRLEGVDIFISGFEGVPAELMDAADDLKLIACPRGGPEASVDISAATDRGIPVLYAPGRNAETVADHTMGLLLAATRNIAQAHHRLRMGRDTGTPQEDAAAGGEREDVTWGIGSESPYTTLRGPELRDRTIGIVGFSRIGRRVAKRAGDGFGMDVRAYDPFVDHVEMEPFQVDKVTDVQSLCQQSDVVSLHAAVAPGSRNMIGPAEFAAMPGDGYFVNTARAALIEDGALIEALRTDEIQAAALDVYPEEPIAEDNPLLEMENVVTTPHIASASQDVIERHSELTVNDITALLNDEQPMHVVNPETLTEFTL from the coding sequence GTGAATGTACTCATTACGTCAAACTTCACTGAATCCGGAATTGAGCGATTGACAGAGCTTGGATTTGATGTCAATTTTGATCCAATTGAAACCAGAGACGGACGGATGCCGGTCGATACGCTGACACAGCGTTTGGAAGGTGTCGACATCTTTATTTCTGGGTTTGAGGGTGTGCCAGCTGAACTCATGGATGCTGCCGATGATCTCAAATTAATCGCCTGTCCGCGGGGTGGTCCTGAAGCCAGCGTGGATATCAGTGCCGCAACTGATCGTGGAATTCCTGTCCTGTATGCACCGGGCAGAAACGCAGAGACTGTTGCCGATCACACAATGGGATTACTGTTGGCTGCAACGAGAAATATTGCACAGGCTCATCATCGACTACGGATGGGCAGAGATACTGGTACCCCACAGGAAGACGCCGCAGCAGGTGGAGAGCGTGAAGATGTAACGTGGGGAATCGGATCCGAATCACCATACACAACGCTTCGGGGACCAGAGCTTCGCGATCGGACAATCGGCATTGTTGGCTTCAGTCGGATTGGACGGCGAGTCGCGAAGCGAGCCGGTGACGGCTTTGGGATGGATGTCCGTGCATATGACCCGTTTGTTGACCACGTTGAGATGGAACCATTCCAGGTCGATAAAGTGACAGATGTTCAATCATTATGTCAACAGAGTGACGTGGTCAGTCTTCATGCCGCAGTTGCACCAGGTTCACGCAATATGATTGGTCCGGCAGAGTTCGCGGCAATGCCTGGTGATGGATACTTCGTCAACACGGCACGGGCTGCGCTCATTGAGGACGGCGCGCTCATTGAAGCGCTCAGGACCGACGAAATACAAGCCGCAGCACTCGATGTGTACCCCGAGGAGCCAATTGCTGAAGACAACCCGCTATTAGAGATGGAAAACGTCGTCACAACACCGCATATCGCCTCAGCGTCGCAGGATGTCATCGAACGGCATAGTGAACTGACCGTGAATGATATTACGGCGCTTCTCAACGATGAACAGCCCATGCACGTTGTCAATCCTGAGACGCTGACAGAGTTTACGCTCTGA
- a CDS encoding vWA domain-containing protein, whose translation MKSQTHVTFVLDSSGSMSKIADDTRGGFNTFLMEQREEEGEAAVTLYDFDSTVELVYRGSEIADAETLDTDNYRPGGKTALHDAIARAIDETDDYIAAADVENVIIVVLTDGKENASETPQNVVRERVEEYREEHGWEFLFIGANQDAALTAEQMGMDRDRSLDMAHDGDGAEAAHRSVSESISQARNQGTTGGFNRKDRQRQERTED comes from the coding sequence ATGAAGTCTCAAACACACGTCACATTCGTGCTAGACTCGTCGGGATCAATGTCAAAAATCGCCGACGACACCCGTGGTGGATTTAACACGTTTCTGATGGAGCAACGCGAAGAGGAGGGTGAGGCGGCGGTGACGCTGTATGACTTCGATAGCACCGTCGAGTTGGTGTACCGGGGGTCGGAAATCGCCGATGCCGAAACGCTGGACACCGATAATTACCGCCCGGGTGGCAAGACCGCTTTACACGACGCTATCGCACGAGCGATTGATGAAACTGACGACTACATCGCGGCTGCGGACGTCGAGAATGTTATTATCGTGGTGTTGACCGATGGCAAAGAGAACGCTTCCGAAACACCCCAGAACGTTGTCCGCGAGCGGGTTGAGGAGTATCGTGAGGAGCACGGTTGGGAATTCCTGTTTATTGGCGCGAACCAAGACGCGGCGCTCACCGCCGAACAGATGGGAATGGACCGCGACAGATCTCTGGACATGGCTCATGACGGTGATGGCGCCGAAGCAGCCCACAGGTCAGTCTCGGAAAGTATCTCCCAAGCCCGCAATCAAGGGACGACCGGCGGATTCAATCGGAAAGACCGCCAGCGTCAGGAACGCACAGAAGACTGA
- a CDS encoding IS1595-like element ISHwa6 family transposase — MFPFELLSSEASAANLLEQVRWREGLCCPRCQSESVIKHGSYREYQRYLCKDCDRTFNDKTGTIFAHAKIGLDKLLFAFYSFLRFNTSIRQLDAEIDVSYRSLHRRVEQFARTLDAPTIDLVGPVEIDEFYVSAGKKGRERDRESRSRALSKRGRGTYEGDKPPVFTLVDRGSGQRYVVPAKSADETTVRLLLDNHEKESLSIYTDGFRAYDPLDNDESFHRESVIHGDGEYVDGDAHVNTCESHASLARRWLSPHRGVSKDKLTAYLRPFQLRRRILRKPGQEALKQIIREVL, encoded by the coding sequence ATGTTCCCATTTGAATTGCTGAGCTCAGAGGCGAGCGCCGCGAACCTGCTGGAGCAGGTTCGCTGGCGAGAGGGCCTCTGTTGCCCGCGCTGCCAGTCTGAGTCGGTAATCAAACACGGCAGCTATCGAGAGTATCAACGGTACCTGTGTAAGGATTGCGACCGCACGTTCAACGACAAAACCGGCACGATTTTTGCGCACGCGAAGATCGGCCTCGATAAGCTGTTGTTCGCGTTCTACTCGTTCCTCCGGTTCAACACGAGTATCCGCCAGTTAGACGCTGAAATTGACGTTTCGTATCGCTCGCTTCACCGGCGCGTCGAGCAGTTCGCCAGAACGCTCGACGCGCCAACAATCGATCTCGTTGGACCGGTCGAGATCGACGAGTTCTATGTCTCTGCTGGGAAGAAAGGTCGCGAGCGCGATCGAGAGTCGCGCTCGCGTGCCCTCTCGAAACGCGGACGAGGAACGTATGAGGGTGATAAACCGCCAGTGTTCACGCTCGTTGATCGGGGCAGCGGTCAGCGATACGTCGTCCCAGCGAAATCCGCCGATGAAACGACCGTGCGACTCCTTCTCGACAACCACGAGAAGGAGTCGCTGAGCATCTATACTGACGGATTTCGTGCCTACGATCCACTCGACAATGATGAGAGCTTCCACCGAGAATCAGTAATTCACGGTGACGGCGAGTACGTTGATGGAGACGCACATGTGAACACGTGCGAGAGCCACGCGTCGCTGGCGCGACGGTGGCTCTCGCCGCATCGAGGCGTCTCAAAGGACAAACTGACAGCATATCTCAGGCCGTTCCAACTTCGGCGACGAATCCTCCGCAAACCGGGACAAGAAGCACTGAAACAGATTATCCGAGAAGTTCTCTGA
- a CDS encoding AAA family ATPase: protein MRLLSVEISNYRQYSGTQTVNLRTEKSTNINIIEGQNGAGKSNILNALTLCFYGRELHQESRSDDMETLPLVTEDALENLSAGESKSGQVKVELGESEPRYIFERQFTTYKIANGSYNDDIDELQLRRRVGSQYKIIENPNNTLNQILPPRVKDYFLFDGEALTEFFEAGYKQRVENAIVDVSHIGLLNSSHDHLETVKKEIRRKANKFEGRPSEIQNTIEEIETTISNKRTQKSQKEKDIEEITRKISDIKDDLRGAANDRARNLVEERERLEQKIDRLKRKKSEARSESCKRLNMAGPAVFTLDALNYTHETLIEMEQKGQLPPKIQDWFVRELIDEGECICGREIMDDSDARKHLEQTLENASEVSTDNLEGKAEIPRIIRDGNNRAEELEKRRRRMTDLSKKIEQTDSDLMETKAKLEGFDVPDDINVSALSKQQDDLEKQKSELETEVGRIEAKIDSNLKRKQKKEKEFRKEARKQNRHKEIINQVEFADTALEEIDSIRNTILGQIREDTQKNLNQYFNELIWKAEEYTIHLTEDYGIEVSGPDSSDNRIGSLSAGESQVLALSFMAALSDISGFQAPIIIDTPLGRIASENRKRIAQNLPTYLEDSQITFLMTDTEYDDNVRNLMKHRVGNEYRLNFEDGQTEVREYGR, encoded by the coding sequence ATGCGATTACTTTCTGTTGAAATATCAAATTACCGACAGTATTCTGGCACACAGACGGTTAATCTCAGGACTGAGAAGAGTACGAATATAAATATTATTGAAGGACAGAATGGCGCAGGCAAATCAAATATTCTTAACGCGCTTACGCTATGCTTCTACGGACGCGAACTCCATCAAGAGTCTCGAAGCGATGATATGGAAACATTGCCATTGGTAACAGAAGACGCACTTGAAAATCTAAGTGCTGGAGAGTCAAAGAGTGGGCAGGTGAAAGTTGAACTCGGAGAATCAGAGCCGAGATATATTTTTGAAAGACAATTCACCACATATAAGATTGCTAATGGCTCATACAACGATGACATTGATGAGCTACAATTACGTCGGAGAGTAGGCAGTCAATATAAAATCATCGAAAATCCAAATAATACGCTCAATCAGATATTACCTCCAAGGGTAAAGGACTACTTCTTGTTTGATGGTGAGGCTCTGACAGAATTTTTCGAAGCAGGATATAAGCAACGTGTTGAAAACGCAATTGTTGATGTTTCACATATCGGCTTGTTAAACAGCTCACATGATCATCTCGAAACTGTTAAAAAAGAAATTAGACGTAAAGCGAATAAGTTTGAGGGTCGGCCAAGTGAGATTCAAAATACCATTGAAGAAATTGAGACAACCATATCTAATAAACGAACTCAAAAAAGTCAGAAGGAAAAAGATATTGAGGAGATTACTCGGAAAATTTCTGATATAAAAGATGATCTCCGAGGTGCAGCTAATGATCGGGCTCGCAATCTTGTAGAGGAACGGGAGAGGCTTGAACAAAAGATTGATCGGCTGAAACGGAAAAAATCTGAGGCACGGTCTGAATCATGTAAACGATTGAATATGGCTGGTCCTGCTGTCTTCACATTGGATGCTCTCAACTATACCCATGAGACTCTCATTGAGATGGAACAAAAGGGACAGCTTCCACCGAAGATCCAAGACTGGTTCGTCCGTGAACTCATCGATGAAGGTGAGTGCATCTGCGGTCGTGAAATTATGGATGATAGTGACGCTCGCAAGCATCTTGAGCAGACGCTTGAGAATGCCTCAGAGGTATCAACAGATAATCTTGAGGGGAAGGCAGAGATTCCACGAATCATCCGAGATGGGAACAATCGGGCTGAAGAGCTTGAAAAAAGACGACGACGAATGACCGATTTGTCCAAGAAAATTGAACAAACAGATAGTGATCTCATGGAAACGAAGGCAAAACTGGAAGGATTCGACGTCCCAGATGATATAAATGTTAGTGCTCTGTCAAAGCAACAAGATGATCTAGAAAAACAAAAGTCTGAATTGGAAACAGAAGTAGGAAGGATTGAGGCAAAAATAGATTCAAACCTCAAGCGGAAACAGAAGAAGGAAAAGGAGTTTCGAAAAGAAGCAAGGAAGCAAAATCGTCATAAGGAGATAATCAATCAAGTTGAGTTTGCTGACACGGCACTTGAGGAGATAGATTCAATCCGCAATACTATTTTGGGTCAGATTCGTGAAGATACACAAAAAAATCTCAATCAATATTTTAATGAACTTATATGGAAAGCTGAAGAATATACTATCCACCTAACAGAAGATTATGGTATCGAAGTCAGCGGACCGGATAGTTCAGATAATCGAATCGGGTCACTTTCTGCTGGTGAAAGCCAGGTGTTAGCACTCTCTTTCATGGCTGCACTATCGGACATCAGCGGCTTTCAGGCACCAATTATAATTGACACCCCGCTTGGCAGAATCGCTAGTGAGAATCGAAAACGAATCGCTCAGAATCTACCAACATATCTTGAAGACAGTCAGATAACGTTCCTGATGACCGACACAGAGTATGACGATAATGTGAGAAATCTTATGAAACACCGTGTCGGGAATGAGTATCGGCTTAATTTTGAGGACGGTCAGACTGAGGTGAGAGAGTATGGTCGATGA
- a CDS encoding DEAD/DEAH box helicase family protein: MTPSADFSSIDWPRVIETSENNFISEFYVPMLTHAIEYKRGVGYFTTGWLESASRGVINLVENGGVARWITSPILSEKDWEAIKKGGVARSDEVLKSALESSISSLEEELHSETRNAVAWMIADGLLELKFAIPHGSLRGQFHDKFGIAQDTEGHRIAFHGSQNDSQHAFENYEAYTIDCDWMGNREAEAVDIHERRFDDLWNNEKKNITTITPPESIEQDIKQLRTTDERPYTPPDNIETNHTVSKISLRDYQQTAVNNWHNNGRHGLFKMATGTGKTYTAIGAMRDILREYEYQDDPMLAVITVPMTHLAKQWADSLDDFDYTSYKLLYGSHCSDWKSALQTTIDGLELGFTDREIIITTHQTGSTDFFRNQLKSIPFDSLIIADEVHNLGAEIRRKGLVPQFNYRLGLSATPERYYDEEGTEFLSNYFDDIVFQYTLADAIPKYLTPYEYYPRIVEMDGEELARYKKISHKLARLGDSDDDTVEETRERLLTKRANILKSAKQKYSEIEKILDEIDIDHLLVYTNYQQIDEVQQRMTNRGIVQHRFTAEEDDEERQKLLSAFADGRYEALVAMKCLDEGVDVPSTRQAILMANNRNPKEFVQRRGRVLRQHPESGKEKASIYDMIVVPAVESDSELGASERGILERELERFEEFAETALNETRARLKLQDIKREFQL, from the coding sequence ATGACACCTTCGGCTGATTTTTCCAGTATCGACTGGCCACGTGTGATTGAGACTTCAGAAAACAACTTTATCTCAGAGTTTTATGTTCCAATGCTTACTCATGCCATCGAGTACAAGCGCGGAGTTGGCTACTTCACAACTGGATGGCTTGAGTCAGCCAGTCGGGGAGTAATAAATCTCGTCGAAAATGGAGGTGTTGCGAGATGGATTACAAGTCCAATCCTCTCAGAGAAAGACTGGGAGGCAATCAAGAAGGGAGGAGTTGCTCGTTCTGACGAAGTATTAAAGTCAGCACTAGAATCATCAATAAGCTCCCTTGAGGAGGAACTTCATAGCGAAACTCGCAACGCAGTTGCTTGGATGATTGCTGATGGACTCCTTGAACTCAAATTTGCAATACCTCATGGATCGCTGCGTGGTCAGTTTCATGACAAGTTTGGAATTGCTCAGGATACGGAAGGTCACCGTATTGCTTTTCATGGATCTCAAAATGATAGCCAGCACGCGTTTGAGAATTATGAGGCATACACGATTGACTGTGACTGGATGGGCAATCGTGAAGCAGAGGCTGTGGACATTCATGAGCGTCGATTTGACGATTTATGGAATAACGAGAAGAAAAATATAACGACTATTACACCTCCTGAGAGCATAGAGCAAGATATCAAGCAATTAAGAACAACAGACGAACGCCCATATACACCCCCGGATAATATAGAGACCAATCATACTGTGAGTAAAATATCACTTCGTGATTATCAGCAGACTGCTGTTAATAACTGGCATAATAATGGCCGCCACGGTCTCTTCAAGATGGCCACTGGGACTGGAAAGACATACACCGCTATTGGTGCTATGCGTGATATACTGCGAGAGTATGAATATCAAGATGATCCAATGCTCGCCGTTATAACCGTTCCTATGACGCATCTGGCGAAGCAATGGGCAGATAGTTTAGATGATTTCGACTATACTTCATATAAATTACTATATGGGTCGCACTGCTCTGATTGGAAGTCAGCACTACAGACAACAATTGATGGTTTGGAATTAGGGTTTACAGATAGAGAAATAATTATTACCACCCATCAGACCGGATCGACAGACTTCTTTCGTAATCAACTCAAATCAATCCCGTTTGATAGTCTCATTATAGCTGATGAGGTGCATAATCTCGGTGCTGAGATTCGGCGTAAGGGCTTAGTTCCACAGTTTAATTATCGATTAGGGCTATCTGCGACGCCTGAACGTTACTATGATGAAGAGGGGACAGAATTTCTGTCAAACTACTTTGATGACATTGTCTTTCAATATACATTAGCCGATGCAATTCCAAAGTATCTGACACCGTATGAGTATTATCCACGGATAGTGGAGATGGATGGGGAAGAGCTCGCTCGCTACAAGAAAATTTCACATAAATTGGCACGTTTAGGCGACAGCGATGATGACACAGTCGAAGAAACTCGGGAAAGGTTGCTCACAAAACGAGCAAATATACTGAAAAGTGCAAAGCAAAAATATAGTGAAATTGAGAAAATACTTGATGAGATAGATATTGACCACCTTCTTGTGTATACAAATTACCAGCAAATAGATGAAGTACAACAGCGAATGACTAACCGGGGTATCGTACAACATCGTTTTACAGCAGAGGAAGATGACGAGGAACGTCAGAAACTACTCTCTGCCTTTGCAGACGGACGTTATGAGGCTCTTGTTGCGATGAAATGTCTTGATGAAGGGGTTGATGTGCCCTCCACGCGGCAGGCCATCCTGATGGCAAATAATCGTAATCCTAAGGAGTTTGTCCAGCGCCGAGGCCGGGTATTAAGACAGCACCCAGAGAGTGGGAAAGAGAAAGCGAGTATATATGATATGATAGTCGTCCCGGCTGTGGAATCTGATTCTGAACTTGGCGCCTCAGAGAGAGGGATTCTCGAACGAGAATTGGAACGGTTTGAAGAATTTGCCGAAACTGCACTCAATGAAACAAGGGCTCGGTTGAAATTGCAAGATATTAAGCGTGAATTTCAGTTATAA
- a CDS encoding ATP-binding protein yields the protein MTQPMGETDIPTLQDAWDPREDVLQGKIRDESLAADAHEVAYGNNVPDVYDDTETFFDLTYPTSGVTGVIEAVAQRVIAHYRGEFPEENGTITLDTSFGGGKTHSQIAAYHLAEHSDEIPDLTRYTQSDETAHEYRALENNKSVLTSVFVGTKYAPKPVKPKQVRQGEHTPEIQTIWGHIAYQLYGVEGYQVVSSGNNLVAPGEQLLSNLFSLSDEAAVIIMDEIAAHLSHATAVSVNDGNLAEQTLNFLMALFNYASNNSDVTVIMSVAADAFEDFATIFERDLSYDDEVMDADVSIPIAKETIQEFQNIEERVANKITPVEDSNVADVLRNRLFKNNIETGLREDIAQRYYDFYDADSSSFPDEASQPEARERIEQTYPFHPTVVDTLTKQIDAVPSFQKARGALKLLAPAVMRLWTDEGQGPLTADRELIRLYDLHPQDERTSKMLKSIFGDIEMDFEPAVKDDIYNTDPNDTPNALYEDKYWINRGQPPLGTRVVTTTIWKSLVKGAGSKGTSRDYIRYASAKPGETIDHYNSAIGNLLGESDESACFYLHGENNQQLKFKTIVTVEKAINQANPRTSRVDNLLDETLYNAALGGSSMTIYENPQAVHEVDDTIETLGQLVVVEPSTLTISEPDDITETVVTKIYERSASSKHGNKKPRTYKNNLIFLVPGIRISRARSKAGRLASVRVVQDNPDDFGLQDAQLDELPTKRDEARGDLENLVKNAYSHVYIPSNPSPDQPHEGLAHYNITVTDSTLINAVIAKLEDSGEVITNNEPAYSPNWLENNLWMAVGDSMTTVELKQQIGKQRSAEILLDPRPLQKTIRRAIRESDSKFAYWNHHHERGYVDPSAFEEIFDERNETVTFDEAHNLVAAEELEDVGIDSSEEVYESTETLIESVAVTWQCSDCGDYLDSTREYAEHSCQIEIECGQCPDTFSTQQEYEQHLPCGTNYDCSNCGRTFNTEESLTEHQPCPWPQTVVGKTDSPAVVTEAVDTITAEIEDKVTQIKHNFNSSTHEIKQSLDGLTLKLQGDDAWKKGEWIAKQMPEQDGLQNVAVELEYEARYDDSHVETHFDGTGKMFADTLKHTNKPSGSPDDQYIEILIKADTSLELNRLDILEDIIPGATTIEMSVRTALELTEDEKQEMTP from the coding sequence ATGACACAACCAATGGGTGAGACTGATATTCCAACATTACAAGATGCATGGGATCCTCGAGAAGATGTTCTCCAGGGTAAAATTCGAGATGAGAGTCTTGCTGCTGATGCACACGAAGTTGCATATGGGAATAACGTGCCGGATGTATATGATGATACAGAGACGTTCTTCGATTTAACATATCCAACATCTGGTGTCACGGGTGTTATCGAAGCGGTTGCTCAACGTGTGATTGCGCATTATCGTGGTGAGTTCCCGGAAGAAAATGGGACTATCACGCTTGACACGTCATTTGGGGGAGGAAAGACGCACTCCCAAATTGCCGCATACCATCTTGCTGAACATAGTGACGAAATTCCTGATCTAACGCGATACACACAAAGTGACGAAACAGCTCATGAGTATCGCGCTCTCGAAAATAATAAATCAGTACTGACGTCTGTTTTTGTCGGGACAAAGTACGCGCCGAAACCGGTCAAGCCAAAACAAGTCCGGCAAGGCGAGCATACCCCAGAAATACAGACAATCTGGGGACATATCGCCTATCAATTGTATGGTGTTGAAGGATATCAGGTAGTGAGTAGTGGGAATAATCTCGTTGCTCCTGGTGAGCAGTTGCTCAGTAATCTGTTTTCACTGTCTGATGAGGCGGCTGTTATCATTATGGATGAGATTGCGGCTCACTTATCTCACGCAACCGCTGTGTCTGTTAATGATGGAAATCTCGCAGAACAGACGCTCAATTTCTTGATGGCGCTGTTCAATTATGCGTCAAACAATAGTGATGTGACGGTGATCATGAGTGTTGCAGCTGACGCATTCGAAGATTTCGCGACGATTTTCGAACGCGACCTTTCTTACGATGATGAGGTGATGGATGCCGATGTTTCCATCCCGATTGCAAAAGAGACCATTCAGGAATTTCAGAATATTGAGGAGCGTGTCGCGAATAAAATCACTCCGGTTGAGGACAGTAATGTTGCAGACGTCCTGCGAAATCGGTTATTCAAAAATAACATCGAGACTGGATTGCGTGAGGATATCGCTCAACGATATTACGACTTCTATGATGCCGATAGTAGTTCATTCCCAGATGAAGCCTCACAGCCGGAAGCACGCGAACGAATTGAGCAAACATATCCGTTTCACCCAACAGTCGTCGACACGCTAACGAAGCAGATTGATGCCGTTCCATCATTTCAGAAGGCTCGTGGAGCACTCAAGTTACTTGCCCCAGCCGTCATGCGATTATGGACTGATGAAGGTCAGGGTCCACTGACAGCAGATCGTGAGCTGATTCGTCTGTATGATTTACATCCACAGGATGAGCGCACGAGCAAGATGCTGAAGAGTATCTTTGGTGATATTGAGATGGACTTTGAGCCTGCGGTGAAGGATGACATATACAATACGGATCCGAATGATACACCAAATGCCCTGTATGAGGATAAATATTGGATCAATCGAGGGCAGCCACCACTCGGAACCCGAGTTGTAACGACGACAATTTGGAAATCACTCGTAAAAGGTGCAGGAAGCAAAGGAACGAGTCGTGATTACATTAGATACGCGAGCGCGAAGCCTGGTGAGACGATTGATCACTACAATAGCGCCATCGGGAATCTCCTTGGTGAGAGCGATGAGTCAGCATGTTTCTACTTACATGGTGAGAATAACCAACAATTGAAATTCAAGACGATTGTCACAGTCGAGAAAGCGATTAATCAGGCGAATCCGCGCACAAGTCGTGTTGATAATCTGCTTGATGAGACGTTATACAATGCCGCACTTGGTGGATCCTCAATGACAATCTATGAAAACCCACAGGCTGTGCATGAGGTTGACGATACGATTGAGACGCTCGGACAGCTTGTGGTTGTTGAGCCGTCGACACTCACGATTAGTGAGCCAGATGATATTACAGAAACTGTTGTCACAAAAATTTATGAGAGGTCCGCAAGCTCCAAGCACGGAAACAAGAAGCCGCGAACGTATAAGAACAATCTAATTTTTCTCGTGCCGGGTATCAGGATTTCGCGCGCTCGGAGCAAGGCAGGTCGCCTCGCTTCGGTTCGCGTTGTACAGGATAATCCAGATGATTTTGGGTTGCAGGATGCGCAGTTAGATGAACTCCCAACAAAGCGAGATGAAGCGCGTGGTGATCTTGAGAACTTGGTTAAGAACGCGTATTCACATGTATATATCCCGAGCAATCCGTCGCCAGACCAACCACATGAAGGACTTGCACATTACAATATCACCGTTACTGACAGTACACTTATTAACGCAGTTATCGCCAAATTGGAGGATTCTGGAGAAGTTATTACAAATAATGAGCCAGCGTACAGCCCGAACTGGTTAGAAAATAACCTCTGGATGGCTGTTGGCGATTCAATGACAACAGTTGAGCTGAAACAACAGATTGGAAAGCAGCGCAGTGCGGAGATATTGCTTGACCCGCGTCCACTACAGAAAACAATCAGGCGGGCTATTAGAGAGTCCGACAGCAAATTCGCCTACTGGAACCATCACCACGAGCGTGGGTATGTGGATCCAAGTGCATTTGAGGAAATATTTGATGAGCGTAATGAGACGGTCACATTCGATGAGGCGCATAATCTTGTCGCCGCAGAAGAGCTTGAGGACGTGGGTATTGACAGCTCAGAAGAAGTATATGAATCGACTGAAACGCTGATAGAGAGTGTCGCCGTTACATGGCAGTGCTCTGATTGTGGTGATTACTTGGACTCAACACGCGAGTATGCTGAGCACTCATGTCAGATAGAAATTGAGTGCGGACAATGTCCTGACACCTTCTCAACTCAACAAGAGTATGAACAGCACTTACCATGTGGTACAAATTACGACTGTAGTAACTGCGGGCGGACGTTCAATACAGAAGAGTCACTCACCGAGCACCAACCGTGTCCATGGCCGCAAACAGTAGTAGGGAAGACGGATAGTCCAGCGGTTGTCACTGAAGCTGTCGATACGATTACCGCAGAGATTGAGGATAAGGTGACCCAAATCAAACACAACTTCAACAGTTCAACACATGAAATCAAGCAGTCATTGGACGGACTGACTCTCAAACTACAGGGAGATGACGCGTGGAAGAAGGGTGAGTGGATTGCCAAACAGATGCCAGAGCAAGATGGACTTCAGAATGTTGCTGTCGAACTTGAGTATGAGGCACGATATGATGACAGTCATGTTGAGACTCACTTCGATGGTACTGGCAAAATGTTTGCAGACACACTCAAACATACAAACAAACCGAGTGGGTCACCAGATGATCAGTATATTGAAATCTTGATCAAGGCTGACACATCACTTGAATTAAATCGGCTTGATATTCTTGAGGATATTATCCCTGGTGCGACGACTATCGAAATGAGTGTGAGAACAGCTCTTGAATTGACCGAAGATGAGAAACAAGAGATGACTCCATAA
- a CDS encoding DUF7680 family protein — protein MSGTQYNSEPFAFTAGRYGDRPVFILTRRWKQKGPEVTLYELAPDNIAQTRRERFDDMSSSASLTIHELPDIIADGQTPNDIKSGHGDGTHDWSNWQALKIVTLGGERNKIAISSLVRPVLTSGEYDTDSVCVGSDGSLAVSESVGIRLSIGFRALRPVRKQNRLQAIADGVSNMTLGECYYWHAKMRSPTVPSGAKALRILLSSHIN, from the coding sequence ATGAGCGGAACACAATACAATTCAGAGCCATTCGCATTTACTGCAGGTCGATATGGTGATCGACCGGTTTTCATATTGACACGGCGGTGGAAGCAGAAAGGACCAGAGGTGACACTGTATGAGCTTGCGCCAGATAATATCGCACAGACGCGTAGGGAGCGATTTGATGATATGTCATCGTCGGCAAGTCTGACAATTCACGAACTCCCTGATATCATCGCAGACGGTCAGACACCGAATGATATCAAAAGTGGTCACGGTGACGGGACACATGACTGGTCGAACTGGCAAGCGTTGAAGATTGTAACGCTCGGTGGTGAACGAAACAAGATCGCGATTAGTTCGCTTGTGAGACCAGTACTCACTTCTGGGGAATATGATACGGATTCGGTCTGTGTCGGGAGTGACGGCTCGCTTGCAGTATCAGAGTCGGTCGGCATTCGGTTGTCAATTGGATTTCGAGCGTTGCGCCCAGTCAGAAAGCAGAATCGACTTCAGGCGATTGCTGATGGGGTGAGTAATATGACACTTGGTGAGTGTTACTATTGGCATGCCAAAATGCGGTCGCCAACGGTTCCGAGTGGTGCAAAGGCACTTCGAATACTTCTCAGTAGTCACATTAACTGA